TTACCGAGCCCTTTTGCCGCAGTATATCGATAAAGACGCCCTGACCAGCACGCCCTGTTGATCTGCCATTTTTTATTCCAATAATTCGAACCGCATCACCTGACATGATTTGTCCTCCATTCTGGGGACTATCATGCCAGGATTTTTCCAGGCTGTGAAGATGGGGTTTACCGGACGCTTACATTTCAAGCTCGCCGTGATAAAATAGCAGTGCCCATGCCGAAACCGACCCCAAAATGACCTTGCCACCTCTTCACCGAGAATCGCTGGGAAAAGCGGAGAAGGGTTGACTATACATCGAAATAACGATAGATAACCAAGTTGAAGCGATACAATCATGAAGTACATACGTTATCATAAGCATAAGTAAAAAGATCCCGCACAGATACAGTTGGAAATTGATTTTTAATGCCCCGTACGGAAGCACGAGGTTCTTTACACTGAAAAGAGATTCTTTACTCAGAAAACCGGAAAAAGCCAGAGAAAGGAGACGGGTATGCAATTTCATCATATGTGCCTCATTGTTAGTGATTTGAGCAAAGCTGTGCGGTTATGGCGGGATGTATTGGGGTTCAAGATCGACATTGAAATAACGATTCCAAATCAACCTGAACCCGGGCCGAACACCCTCATATACCCTCAGGCTATGGACGATGTCTTCGGCCATAGGGCAGCCAGGTCGAATATGGTGCTGCTATCATCCCCGGAAGGGGCTTTAATAGAATTGCAGCAAACCGTAATACCGGAAGTGAAAAAGACACCGAATGAATATCTGGGGTATGGATATACCGGTATCAGGGAACTCGCCCTTTCGGTTACGGATATTGATTCTTGGTTTAAAAAAGTGAGGGGGGCAGGCTTTGAGACAACGACCGATTATGTCTGGCCTTGTACCACTATTGGTAGAACTTTCACTTTTTTTGACCAGGATCGAAATGTGATACAGTTGTTCGAGGCTACCGCTGGCGGGTCATCGTGGTCTACCACAGAATGAAATGATCAGCACATATCATTATATCCCAAAATATGAAGGTTATTACCTGAATTTTGCACATTAAGGCACAAAGAAAGCGGAAACCATCTGGGAATCCTGTTATAAAGGGAGGTGAGAGCCTCCCACCTTAAAGACAGGAGTTACCCAAATGGTAAAAGAGAGTAAATCAAAAAAGCGGCAAAACCGCAAGGACAAAGGATTCAACAAAAGTGGCGGCAGGGCCAGAAAAATCAACGTTTCAACGCCACACGAGACGTGCAGCGAGCAGCTAAGCCCATTTGGCGGGCTTTTAGCGATGATCAAATTTTTTTGATTTGATCGGTTTCAGTCAAATATTTCACGCCATCTATCGAGCACCAACCAGGGAATGTTAGCGGCGGCGTGAAAATGTATCAAAAATGGCGGGTTGAAAATGCCGCCTCGATTTAATACGGGACATAGCAGCCGGAGCCGGTTTTTCCGATTTCGGCTGCTATGCTAAAAGCTCCCAAGATCCGCGATTAACAGTTATTTTGTGGGGAAATCTATTGAAAAACCTCGTTGATTCAGGTAGATATGTGTTGACAAGACGACATAACAACCGAACCAACGAGGTGAGGCTAATGATAAAACAAACCGTGCTCCCATTCAAGCTTGAAGAAACGAAGGATCTGATCACGTCAAATGCCGGCCTGGCGCTTTTAGGGGAATTTGTGGTGGGCTTGGGATTGTTAGAAGCCCTGGACAATCATTTGCCGGCGCCGGGCAGTAGCGTTGGATACCGTTCGAGTGAACATATATTTCCACTGATACTGATGCTAAGCGGAGGTGGCCGAAGCCTGGAAGATTTGCGGCAGATCAGAGATGACAAGGGCTTGCGTGAAGTCATAGGATTGAGACGGATGCCATCATCTGATGCTGCCGGTGACTGGCTGCGAAGAAGTGGCACAAACGGTTCTCTTGGAAAGCTTGGCGAGGTCAACCGTAAGGTGATAAAGCGCGGGCTCAAGTACGACGGGATCAAAGGATATACGTTGGATATCGATGCAACGGGGATTGAGGCGGAGAAGGAATTGGCCAAGATGACTTACAAAGGATCTTTTGGCTACATGCCCATCGTGGGCCATTTGGCGGAAAACGGTCTGGTTATAGGCGATGAATTTCGTGAAGGAAACCAGGCCCCGCAGCCGGGAACCTTGAATTTATAAAATACTGTGAGAAACAATTACCCAAGGGCAAACATGTCAAAGCGGTTAGGGCGGATAGCGCAGCTTATCAGGCTGATATAATTAACTATTGCAATTCAAATGATATAGAGTTTGCGATTGGCGCAGATCTTGATAAGGCGTTGGTAAGTTTGATTAAAAGCCTTGGGGCCAATGATTGGAGGACTTATCAGAATGGATCTATCGCCGAAACGGTGCACTGCATGAACAAGACCCGGAAGGCGTTTCGCCTGATAGTGATCTGGCGGCCGATCCAGGGCAAATTGTTTGATGAAACCGGGGAAAAGGAAAGATATACTGTGATAGCGACCAATCGGAGCGAAGATCCTGAGCAGGTAGTGCAGTGGTACAATCAGCGAGGTCAGTGCAGCGAGAATCGGATCAAGGAACTCAAGATCGGCTTTGGGATGGAAAGGATGCCGTGCGGTCAGTTTGAGGCCAATGCGGTATTTTTTCGCATCGGCGTATTGGCATATAATGTCGGTCGGCTATTTGTTCTGAAGACATTGGACAAAACTTGGCACCGTCATCAGGTGCAAACGCTGCGTTGGAAATTATACGGAACAGCGGGAAAGATAGTTTTCCATGGACGAGAAGTATGGCTGAAGGTGAGACGGCGATTGCGAGGCCTATTTTCGCAGATACGGTTGAAAAGTTGGCAGTTTGCAACCGGATAAAGACAAGCCGATATATACACCAGCAAGTAATCCGGGGGGAAGAGGCTTGTCCAAATGGCGCCATAAATGCGATTTACTAAATGAAGCAAGCTGTTTTTCTGTAAAATAATGGGTACGCAGAGCGTCAGCAGACCGTTTTGGAAGATTTTTTTACCCAACTCGGCCAAAAAACCACTTCACATAAAGCCAATCGCGGATCTTGGGTATCTTGAAAAGCTTGCCGATGGAGAAGCGGCATTGCGCCAAGACCGCGCCACCCGGCATCGGCTCCGCATGGCGCGCTTCCCGGTCATCAAAACCCTGGATCAGTTCAACTGGAGCTGGCCGAAAAGCATTAATCGTCTCCAGGTTCAAAACCTCTTTCGGCTTCAGTTTGTCCAAGGCAAGTCCAATATTATCTTTCTCGGCGGCGTGGGGCTCGGAAACCCACTTGGCCTCAGCCTTGGGCTATAACGCCTGTCTGAAAGGGTATAAGGTTTTATTTACCACGGCCGTTGACATCGTCAACACCCTCGCGGCAGCCCAAGCTGCCGGACGCATCAAGGAAGCGTTGAAAAAATACACCCAACCGGCACTTCTCGTCATGGACGAGCTTGGTTTTTTACCCATGGACAAGGCCGGCGCGGATCTTCTCTTCCAGGTAATCAGTCTGCGTTATGAGCG
The genomic region above belongs to Desulfobacterales bacterium and contains:
- a CDS encoding VOC family protein, which gives rise to MQFHHMCLIVSDLSKAVRLWRDVLGFKIDIEITIPNQPEPGPNTLIYPQAMDDVFGHRAARSNMVLLSSPEGALIELQQTVIPEVKKTPNEYLGYGYTGIRELALSVTDIDSWFKKVRGAGFETTTDYVWPCTTIGRTFTFFDQDRNVIQLFEATAGGSSWSTTE